ggaagaagcaaggaagcagattctcccctagagcctctggagggagcacagACTTGCTttgacaccttgactttggccCGGAGATactgattttgaacttctggactccagaactgtaagagaataaatttctgttgttttaagccaacttcctgataatttgttacagcagccacaggaaactaaatCCGAGTCTAATCCAACATtccaaaaattagaaatattccGATCAATCATTTTAACTACATAGTCACTTACAACAAAGAAGCTGTCTGTGAttctgagagaaaggaaaaactaaacagaaaataCCACACAAGATTCATTTGTTCAGCCTAGTGGAGTAGCTGGGCAGAATTTCCAATCATGTAACCATATTGTGATATAAAGggacagaaataattttaaaatagataagttTGAAGAGGGCAACACAGAAGTTACAGAGCAAGGAAAGTGACTTGGTCATTCAGGCAATCGTGCCAGCTTAGAGACTACCAGCTGTCAGCCATTAGAAGAAGGGGTCTATATGCCATGCGGAAAAAGGGGCAAAGGAAACGGTAATGATAACAATACCTATCAAATGCACAGTTATCAAAGCATATCCACATGCGTAATAATAGCAGCCACTCATTGAGTACTAACTATGTGCTGTGTGCTTTacgttcattatctcatttaatccatgcAGAACTATTAAGATAGGTATTATAATACCAATTGCACAAATGGTGAACAAGCTAAGGAACAGGCCACagtggcagaaccagaatttAGAACCAAGGTTTGTTTGCCTCCAAAAACAACCCTCTTTCTGTTGTACTATCCTGTTTTATTGCACCATTAATCCTCACAGAGGCTCTATAAAGTGGACTGTCAGCTCCATGAAGATAGGGACTGAGTACCTGTCTTGTGCACCAttggtgatcaataaatattcgttaaatgaatgaatggaacagATGAGGCCTAGAGAGATAAAGTAAtttatccaagatcacacagccattATTTGACAGGGCCAGGTTCTCTGATTCCAAATCCTATGCACTATAGACTGATTAAGATCCTGTAGCATACTGAGCTAGGTGTGTATCTTGGGCAGGGACCGCGGGGGAGATATAGGACAAACAAGTGAAAtaacagaagaatttttaaaaataaatgctgagaTCCTACATGAGTCAGGTAAATCTAAAGACCGTGCCTGGAAAAGGTGAATTTAGAGCAGTCAGGAAGAAGATGATGAAAGATCTGAATTGAAGATGATGCACTAAAGTATTGCTGGATTGAGGACTGGTATGGGCAAAGACTAAAGTAAATTATATTCAGGGGAATAGAGCCAGCCCCCAAATACCATGCCATCAGTCACAAAGGTATGTGGACATATGCCAATGGCAGCTTTACCTATTAATTGAAGCAGAATAAATGATTCCATGTGGTGAAGGACTTCTGAGCCAAATCAGCAGAGATTCCGCTTGCCTGAAGCTAAACTATCTGCCAAACTTTCCCAAAGTACTGGCTGGACACCCAGACTGGAAATGAGAAACTCAAGAATAATGAGAAGGACTGTGGTGGGAGGTAGGGAGGTTGGAGGGGAGAATTGCTGGAGAGTCTGAATCCTGACTGATTGCTCTTGGTCAGTACAATCCTCTTGTTCCCTCATCCTTtctaaggaaatgaaaaaggtTTTACAGGATGCTCAGTTTAGACAAGAGCCTCTCCAGGTAACCCAGACAAGAAAACTGTCACTCCTCTACAATTTTAATAAACACCTATAAGTTTCTAAGAAGAAGCCTTCAGATTTAGGGTGCCTACTCCTGGCTACTCCTATGCCCAGAGGCAAAGACCTTCCCTTGGTCTCGACTTAAAAGAGACCTGAAGCAACAGGACAATAGCTAATGGCAATTCCATTACATTGCTCTGTTAAGTCtaggaattaaactagaaaaacaattatatttcctCATGATGAATTTCAGGATCATGTGCATTTGcattcccagcacctagcagaGTGACTGCCCCGTGGTAGGAGTTCAAAATGCTGAAGAACAAAGGGAAACTGATGGGAAATGTATCATTGTGCATATAAAGCAAAATGGATCTAAAAATCTGTTTTCATAGGCAGCATTGGTTTTACACTGTTAGGAtttaacaatgaaagaaaatgatgtgTTCTTCCCAAAGAAATATGAACCAATAAATTTGAGAGAAtacttgtcattttttaaagtacccATTATGTGTCAGGTGCAATATCTCATTTAGTCCACATCATCATtcttgaggaaactgaagctcagtgaGGTTAAGTCGCTTCCACAGAGACACAGCTGGCAAGTGACAGAGATTTAATCTGGGATTTAATCCAGActagtctgactccaaagcctgtgtgTGTGCTCTTTTCACTGCACTttctcagggagaaaaaaaaaaaaagtcattactaTCTACAGAGAAAGCCCCACAACCTTTCTCTATATTAATGTTAAACTAGAAAATTAAAGATACAGTCACTTCCAGGTCAGGCAGGACCTAGCCAAGCAGAGAGAAGTGATGTCTCAGAAATTCCAGACCTGAATGCTGTATCCCACACTGCTCACTATATATTTCTTGTTACACTATAAATCTGGAACTCAAACTCGGGAAATTCTGCACTGgttaaacaaaatcaacaaagaaaATTCTCACATCCCCCTTTTCAGAAACCCTGGAAATTAGACATCTTTAAGATGAAGATTTCTAATGGAAATAGGGTTTCTGCCTGGCTCATTTCCACTGAATTTAACATTGAGAGAGCCAAGGCCTGGGATTTATCCTCAGTTCCTGGGCAAGGGCCAGGAAAACAGAGCCAGCCAGACAGAGAGGCTGGAGTTGTGAGGCTCCATACTTAAAAAGACACCAAAGAGGTATTAAGTCACAGGAAGCTGGTGTGGGCTCAATGGTATGGGTCTAGATTTAAAGGCACAATTATAGCGAACTTGTGAAAGCACTGCCTAATTCCCCAGCAAATCTGAAGTTGCATTGGAAATCTCAGAGTGACATAAgtaagaaaagaatttaaaagtcaaGGTTAAGGAGATGGAGTAAATTAGCAGGGAGCCCAGGAATTGCTGAGATCACAGAAGATTGAGAGGATATGGATGAGAAATGTCTCGGATCTGAGATAAAGGATAGGATCCCAAACAACGGGGTCTAAAGGCAGAGAGATGTTAAGGCATTAAGCTACAGGAGGAATTCCATTTCTAAAGGAGAAAAGGTTGGATAGAAAAGAGGGTTATATCTGTAAAAAGGGGTCCCTTGAGAACATAGTAGTAACTCAGtaaaggggaggggtgggaggcttAAACGTGTGTACGAATGTGTGCATCTGTGCGTGTGcgagtccgtgtgtgtgtgtgtgtgtgtgtgtagcccaGAAGGAAACTCCCCAAAAGGAAATGCATGTGAAGGCTCTGCGCCAGGAAAAGCGATCCAAAGGACTGTGGGAGCAAAGCTCCCTTACAGAGAGGGTGTCCCACAGGAGGCCAGACCCCGCAGACTCACCTCGGCCATAGCCCTGCGTGTGTTTGGCGAAGCTCCTCACCACGGCCTCCACGGCCTCCCGCAGCACTGCGGGGCTGCCGGCGGCGCCGGGGGGCAGCGGCAGCCCGGCGGCCCCGGACAGGAGCAGAGGCGGCGGGGGCGGTGCGGGGGGCGGCGGGGCCGGCGGGGGGCCCGCCTGGGGTGTGGCGGTGGCGGCAGCGGCCCCAGTCACTCCGGGACGAAGCGCTCGCAGAGTGCCCCTCCCGCTGGTGCCCACTCCAGGCTGCAACCGCTGCGCTCGCAACGTCTCCATCCCGGCCGCCAGTGGAGTAGCGGCCCAGAGCCTGCCAGCCTGGCGAGCTAACGGTCCCAGCCTCCCCCGCCAGCGAGCGCCCAGGGACTGAAGGAGGTGCCGGAGCCCAGCCGTCAGTCAAGCGGGGGCGGGGGTGAGCCAGGTCCTATGCCAATCACCAGAGAGGGGGCGGGAGCTGGCCGGCTGCCGCTCCGCCATAGGCAAATTACTGAGGAGGGCGGAGGTTCTGAGCAACCAATTACAAAGAGAGAAAGCGATATCCTCTATACGGGAGAAGCTTAGCTTGGGCGCGTCTTTGGGAGTCCTGTGGGGAGTACTAGAAAGCGGGCCAGACCCCAGGACCGAGgctagaggcaaaaaaaaaaaaaaaggcctggatGCATGGCTGGGGAGAACTGTGGACAGAGTGAGAGGATTCTTAGAGAGCCTTTGTCCGaccacttcattttacagatgtagatgaggaaactggctcagagaagtgacgtgacttgtccaagatcacatgcAATTGGTGGTGGAGCTAAAGCAAGGAAAGATACTGGCATTTAATGAGCATATACTTATTGTTTGTCAGACACTATACAATGTACTTTAGTGCACTGTCATCTAATAGTCACAATCACTAACTAGACTTTATTATTTTACGGATAAGGAAACTGACAGAGAGGCTGGATAAATTGTCCAAAATTAAATAGCCAGGAGATGGCAAAGGAGGGTTCAGACATAGATCTTCTGATCCCCAATAATTTAATCTTTTCGTTATACCACATCGTTGCATCATTTTCTGATTTCACCTATTCTAAGTTGAGGGAGGGAGTAAGAAAGAGTAGAATGGGTTGCTCCCATACCTCTCATTAGAGCAAGGAAGAGTTAGATTATAGGAAGAAAACCAGCAAGCTGAAAGGTCCAGGGGGACAGATTAAGACAGGTACCTTCGTTCACAGGTACCTGTTAGGCTGGGTTCCTCCAATTACTCTTACACGCACACGTGtgcgcgcacacgcacgcgcgcccgcacacacacacaccttgtttGTCAGTTGACTATCATACCATTTTTACCTAGGCGAGATTATATGattcctctctcactctctctctccaccctacAGTGGCTCAGAACTCAAGGATGgggaaacagaagcaagaagtagaagaaaatggATGAAATGCACCTGGTGAGATAAAAGTTAGGCCCCCAAGGAAAAACTGTGAGTGGTCAAGACATAGGAAGCTTGAAAGAGGGACAGTTAATCTATTGGGATATATCTGCTGATGGTGGAGGGAGGGATTCTTTGTAGGAATCTTAAGTTAAAGAATTTGAGGATGGACATAGGGGAGACTGAGGGAAATGAAAACCTATCAGATGACTTAAAACCTTCAGGACATGGGACACTTGCCTTTTCTTCTACAATCACAGTTGGTCTCCTGGAAAGAAGGTGTCTGGAACCTCGAAGTATCCCCTAGATCATTATAGCTATAGTtagcatcaccctccctccctattTCTCATTCCCcacaccctccacccccagcagaAGTGACAAAACAGAGACTTCTGAACACATTTATTTGATATGTTGAGTGGAGAGAGGAGTGATTTAGGGTTACTCCCCACTTCTACCTGTGGGGGGTGTTCATAAGCTCATTCAGACAGAACAGCAGCTTAGAGCCCAtgacccacctcctggaaaaatgagaaaacctGTTGTATTGGTTGGGGGAACAGGATGGGAAGAAAAAGCAGGAAGCTGAGAAGTAAAGCTGAGAGCAGGAAGGGCAGCAGCAGAACTGAGGCTGGGGATTGCTGCAGGAAATTCCCAAGGAGAGTGAAGAAGATATCCTGAAAAGTCGTTAGGGCTGGAAGCAGGGTGTGAACAAGGAGCCAAGCCTGGAGAGAGAAGCAAGACCTGCAGAATGGGGTGGGATATTCACGAAGAGGGTAGAGTGTCCAAAATCATGAATGGGCTGTGTTGCAGGGCATACATGGAAAGCAAGGGGTTACTATTGCAGGACGTGAAAGAGATTGGAGACTACCCATAAGTAGGGGCTCCCTAACGCTTCTGAACAAATGCGAGTGAGCTTGGGACCCTTTTGGGGCCCTAGCACAAATGGTCCTGTGTGTGAGTAATTCCCATATGCATGTGAAGTGGCCAGGGCATGAGTGCATGTGTCCATATGACCAATAAATAAGAGTACTTACCCTTCCCTGCAAGTACGAGTACTGTGCTTGTTAGACACATGTTTACCCATGTGTGCGTGCGCTGAGCCCATGAGCACATGCAACAGACCCCTATGTCCgaggtgtgtgtgtgagctgGTTCTTCCACCCTTCCCAAGGTCTTGATCCCCACCCTCCTTGGTTCCTCTCACTCCTCTCAGCGCCCAGGCTCCCCTGGCCCGCCTAGACTCTGGAAGCCCCCTAGCAGGCGGATCTGCTCAGTCTGCATCGAGTGGCGCCTCACCAACTTGCGCTTGGTCCTGGGAGAGCCTGGCGCCCCCGCCTGGGGAGGGGCGGGCAGCGAAGGCGCCCGACCTCCGGGTTGGGGGCGAATGTCAGGGATGGGAGGATGGGGGCTGACATTGAGCGGGGGCAGGAAACCAGGCCGTGTTTGCGCGATGTGGTCCAGAAGCAACGTCCCCGAGCCCCTCCGCTCCAGCAATCCCGGACTCCGCCTCCGCCCGCTCAACGGAGACACAGCCCCAGGCAGACTCTCCTGGGACTGGCGCGGGGAAGAAACAGAGCCGGCTGGAGGGAGGGTCAGCGGGGAGGCGCTGTATCTGCGGCGCTCCAGGGACGGGCGGCTGCACTCCGGCGAGTCGGGGCAAAGATTTCCGGGGATATCGAGCTCCACCGGCTCCATGCGGCTCAGTTTCTGCCTCAGCCCTGAAGGGGGGCCAGGCTCCTGAGCTTCTGGCGCTGTGTTTCGGCGCGAGAGAGGACCCCCACCCGTCACTCTCTCCGCCCACGGGGGCGGATCCTCTGGGCCTTCAGTGCTATGACGTCTGGAAAGACGCGGTCGACCTGTCAGGGTCAGGCCGTTGAATTCGGTGGTCAGGCGCTCAAGCCCCGGCCTCCCTTCGGCAGGAGGGACCGGTTGAGGAGGGGCCACTAGGCCCCAAGGCTCGGAGTTGAGCCTTTTGAGTGGTTTTGGAGGATGACGGGGTGGTTTGGGGAGTGGCTCAGAAGGGGAGGGGTCATCGGGGGGCTTAGGAAGAGGGAATTCAAATACGTCCcgcttctcctcttcttcctgggcGCGAGGGGATAACAATCCCTGTCCTCCTACTCCTGCAGTCTGCAGTTGGATTTCCGAAGGCGACGTGCAGACCCCCGGGCTAGGAGGGGCGGGAGCGGGGTCCTCCACCCCCGGGGACGGTGGGGAATTGAGATACTGCCGGGTCTTCTTGGTGCCCGAGGGCGAGGTGtcggtggtgatgatgatgacctCCGTACCCTTGGCCTTACAGGCGTCCAGCAGCGTGGCAAGGGTCTCGCGATCCCCGCGGTCCAGGGCGTGGACAAGCGCCGAGGCGCCAGCGTGATCTCGGACTGAAGGGTCTGCGCCATGGGCAAGGAGCAGGGAGGCCACCGCTGCGCCCCCGCCGCCGGCGCAAGCGTGCATAAGCGCCGTGCGCCCTAGGCGATCTGCGATGTTGGGGTCCGCGCCTTGCTCCAGAAGGTAGCGTACCATGCGCGCCTTGTTCTGGGGGTCGTCGTAGCGGGCCCGACAGGCCGCCATTAGCGCCGTCTCCCCTTGGGCATCACCCTCATTCACGTAGGCTCCCCCCTCCAGAAGCAAACGGGCCAAGCGTAGCTTACCCTGACCCACGGCCCGAAGAAGAGCGTGGCCCTCGGTGTGCAGCATAGCTGCCGCTGGGGCGAAAGCACCGATGGAGCCGGGACTGGGACCTGCCGAGGATGGCTaggggagtgggggtggtggcTGGCAGAGGCCCGAAGGCTCAGTGGAGAGGCCAATCcctgcaaaaaagagaaagatcttATTTACTGATTcaggcagggaaactgaggcactggtgGAAGGACCGGCGTGGGTCGGGGGAGATCTCCCCGGCACTGCACACAGTCCTTCTAACTCCTGCCTTGAGCCGCCCCCATCCCCCCAGCGCATGCCTGAGGAGGTGGGAAGGGTGCACCCGCACTGAAGGACGAGCGCCAGTGCAAATGCGTACGTGCACGCGCAGGGATATCCGCACCGCCACCCTCACCCCACGGCTTATCAGACCTTTCCAGCATCCCCCTTTTCTTATCCGTACTTGGAATCCCCCTTCCTAGGATGCTGAACACCACCCCCCGACACACATGCACCCATACATTCACACACAGTCCCATTCCTAACCTCTTTTAGGTTGCCACAGCCCCACAAACtgaatggggggagggaggcagctTGCGTTTGGGACctaaaaggggtggggggagaattgCGGGTTTCTTTTGCCCCTGCTACATTCCCCATCACTCCTTGCTCTTTCCCCTTCCCAGGCAGTGCACCCAGATAGATACCTGTAAGTCCGCAGAATCTCCTCCGGGCCAGGACTGAGGCCAGGGCCACGGGGCAGCTGGGGTGGCGGAGCCGGGTTCCTGGGGGCCCACATGGCGTGGGGGTGGGCACCCGGATTCCCTGGGTGTCAGTATCTGCGCCCGGGCACAGAATCCTGGTCCCTCCTCCCGGTGCGCCCCGGGCACAGCGCCGGCTCGGGAGGagagaagctgggggtgggggcggagctCTGCCTCTCTATTTATAGCCTAGTCTCTGAGGGTGGGGGCGTCGGGCACCAAACCGTTACCCCACCCATGCACACATAAACCCTCAAAAGCTAGAGGCTCCAATCCTGACTTCCCTTGCTTAGCCGACCTCCCCTCAGTCACAACAAACCTAAGTGTTCCTTAGGAGACTCCTCCGCGACCCAGACTGGGACCATCCTAGTTCTTCGTTGAGCTTCAGCAGATCCCCATTCTCCGAGCTTGGTGTGTTGATGCGCGCCTGTGCGCCAGATCTGACCTGCCACACACAGCACATGGCACACTGTGCAGAGGGGTGGAGAGAGGCGATGGCGATCCACAGCCGGGGTCCTTACTGTGCAGAGAGAGGCAAGAGTTGTGGCTGCCTTCTCGTAGTTTAAATGTCAGGGGGAGCTGGAGTCACACAGTGATACATCTTCATTCCACCTCCCCCCAAATGTACCACAAATAAACTTGGACCTCAGCTCCCTTGTACAGACCTCTTAGATAAGTATGAGGAGGTTGGATATCTGGGGTCATTTTTAGGTACAGCAAGGGGCATTCCCAGTTGTCTCTTCTCCATATTCTTGGAGgactgggaaggagagagatagaaaaggggcagagaacagtGAACCTTGTAACACATCCTCTCTCATTGCATCTCTTTACTCTCAGTCTTGCTTAGAATCATTATTTTTCCATCTCGCTTAAAGGTCTCTGTTTGAATCGCTCCTTAAAGTCTTATTCTCCCTGTCTGTAGCAGTCGGTTTCTCTCactgtctgtctctgcctctcctcacCATCTGCCCTGTCTCCATGGTTACCATAGCTTCCATCTGCATATTTTAGGAATGAGTTTGTGTCCAGCTGGAAGGCATcagagggagtgggagggggagtGAGGAAAAAATCCTAAGGATTTGGAAAACTCACCTGAGGTAATTCAGAGGCTGGAGGCCACCAGACACAAGATACAATGTTTCTGGAGAAGGGGgagaaagaaatatttgcagGGAAGCTACCCATTTTTACTAGCTGCCTTTATTGGAAACCAACCACGTGCCaagtactttacatacattatctccaatcctcacaacaacactataAAGTAGGAATTATTTTCttgttatagatgaagaaactgatactTAGTAAAGTTAAGCAAGCTCTCCAAAGCCTCACAGCTGTTTCTGTCCTATTCCGAAGACCTGGTGCTTGCCACTCCACCTACAGCCTTCCCAGTCCAGAGGCTTCACTCCCAGGGCCATTTTCTCTGACGTCTGGGTTATTGTTCTTGACTAACTCGTAGATTCTATCTCTACTCTGAACTCTTtccctctgtttgtttttttgcgaaAGTGGGACTCCTCCTCCCACCGTGCCCCCTTTAACCAAGGGCTAGGAGGAACTGGAAGGcagtgggaaatgcagaaaacactggattccttccctgtctcctcAACTCTGGTTATCTGATTCCTAATTCTTCCTTTCCCAAACCCTCCTTCCATCTTCTCACAGACATGGCAGCAACccacaggaaaatatttttctagaaaagaaatattcattGGTGGTGCTGGAGGGAGGCAGTGCAGGATTGAAGGGAAGATTGGAGTAACGGAGGAGAGGCCCAGTGTgaagacagtcacaaaaagaaCGACCCTTAAGAAGCAGGTTTCAGAGGTTCATTTCTCTGTGGAAGCTCGCTCAACAGAGTCCCTCGGTGAGATGTGAGAGTCAGGTTCCCTCTGTGAACTGTCGCTAGCCAGGGGGATCCTCCATCTGAGATGAGGTGTGAAATGACTTGACCCCTGGTTGATTCTGCAACTCCATCTCTCTCCTCACCCGGCTTTTCTAGCCTGAGTTCCGGCgaactctctccctccctgccctcctcagcTTCAAGTGGGCGGACCTCCCTCCTCGGCTTCTCCAAGATTGGCCGGGAGAACTCACCAATGGGGAGCTCTGGGAGGCGGACCTAGAACGCCAACAGCTTGAGGAAGACCAGCAAATTTCAAGTTGGCTGCGGCGTGTTTTCcgcgtgggggaggggcagcaggtAAGGCCCCGACTTGGTGGCTCTGACCTGGTTCCGTTCCACACCTTCCGAACTAGTTCACCAGGGCCAAGCTGCTAGATAGATAGACAACGCTTTCCGGCAGCCTGTTGGATCAGCCCCCTTCTAGTTC
This genomic stretch from Kogia breviceps isolate mKogBre1 chromosome 1, mKogBre1 haplotype 1, whole genome shotgun sequence harbors:
- the ANKRD34A gene encoding ankyrin repeat domain-containing protein 34A, which translates into the protein MLHTEGHALLRAVGQGKLRLARLLLEGGAYVNEGDAQGETALMAACRARYDDPQNKARMVRYLLEQGADPNIADRLGRTALMHACAGGGGAAVASLLLAHGADPSVRDHAGASALVHALDRGDRETLATLLDACKAKGTEVIIITTDTSPSGTKKTRQYLNSPPSPGVEDPAPAPPSPGVCTSPSEIQLQTAGVGGQGLLSPRAQEEEEKRDVFEFPLPKPPDDPSPSEPLPKPPRHPPKPLKRLNSEPWGLVAPPQPVPPAEGRPGLERLTTEFNGLTLTGRPRLSRRHSTEGPEDPPPWAERVTGGGPLSRRNTAPEAQEPGPPSGLRQKLSRMEPVELDIPGNLCPDSPECSRPSLERRRYSASPLTLPPAGSVSSPRQSQESLPGAVSPLSGRRRSPGLLERRGSGTLLLDHIAQTRPGFLPPLNVSPHPPIPDIRPQPGGRAPSLPAPPQAGAPGSPRTKRKLVRRHSMQTEQIRLLGGFQSLGGPGEPGR